Proteins from a genomic interval of Desulfofustis limnaeus:
- a CDS encoding CarD family transcriptional regulator: MFTEGDMAVYPAHGVGVIKSIESQKVAGINQTFYVLEILGNSMRIMIPTASSEHVGLRSVVNKKEASEVLKILKDRAIEIDSQTWNRRYREYMEKIKTGSIFEVAAVLRDLFLLSADKDLSYGERKMLDTAKSLLVKELSIAQEVAEEKISQKIEKIFS, encoded by the coding sequence GTGTTTACTGAAGGTGATATGGCTGTTTATCCCGCTCATGGCGTCGGGGTCATCAAATCCATTGAGAGCCAGAAGGTTGCCGGCATTAATCAGACGTTCTATGTGCTCGAAATTTTGGGAAACTCCATGAGGATCATGATTCCAACCGCCAGCAGTGAGCATGTGGGACTGCGCTCTGTGGTCAATAAAAAAGAAGCCTCTGAGGTACTCAAGATACTCAAAGACCGGGCCATCGAAATCGATTCGCAGACCTGGAATCGGCGTTACCGCGAGTACATGGAAAAGATCAAGACCGGGTCCATCTTCGAGGTGGCGGCGGTTTTGCGGGATCTCTTTCTGCTCAGTGCCGATAAGGATCTCTCCTATGGTGAGAGGAAGATGCTTGATACGGCAAAAAGCTTGTTGGTAAAAGAGTTGTCGATTGCTCAAGAAGTGGCGGAGGAGAAAATAAGTCAGAAAATCGAAAAGATTTTCTCCTGA
- the pth gene encoding aminoacyl-tRNA hydrolase, whose translation MRDTDFAIVGLGNPGRKYEETRHNVGFLVADFLAQRNGERFQATKWNAEACRYPIDGCRVFILKPQTFMNLSGRAVVPFCSFYRIPADRLLVVHDDIDMSVGRIKLVSGGGAGGHNGIKSITETLGTPEYLRLKIGIGRPGDGITPGEMPVEAYVLANLGPHDLETIRQRLPLVEEGIALVVRGELAAAQTLLNRLK comes from the coding sequence ATGAGGGACACAGATTTTGCCATCGTCGGTTTGGGAAATCCCGGCCGGAAATATGAGGAGACCAGGCATAATGTCGGCTTCCTCGTGGCCGATTTCCTGGCCCAGAGAAACGGAGAACGGTTCCAGGCCACCAAATGGAATGCCGAGGCTTGCCGCTACCCCATCGATGGATGTCGCGTCTTTATCCTCAAACCGCAAACATTCATGAATCTCAGTGGTCGCGCGGTGGTGCCGTTCTGCTCCTTCTACCGGATTCCGGCCGATCGTCTTCTGGTGGTTCATGACGATATCGATATGTCAGTCGGGCGCATAAAGCTGGTGTCAGGCGGTGGGGCTGGTGGGCACAATGGCATCAAATCTATCACTGAAACACTGGGGACGCCGGAATATCTCCGCTTGAAAATCGGCATCGGCAGACCGGGTGACGGCATCACCCCCGGTGAGATGCCGGTAGAGGCCTATGTGCTGGCGAACCTAGGGCCGCACGACCTGGAAACCATCCGACAGCGCCTGCCGCTCGTGGAAGAAGGCATCGCGCTGGTGGTTCGCGGTGAGCTGGCGGCAGCGCAGACCCTGTTGAACCGGCTTAAATGA
- a CDS encoding 50S ribosomal protein L25, producing MIRKELTAVVRKSFGKGPMRRLRAAGNTPAIAYGGGKEALPLQFETKVLFQELVDLQGRNAVLTLKIDNGSERHVVVREIQADPVRDTLYHADFQEIDLDKEAVFTVPLEFVGKAKGVDFGGIQVIENNTIQLKGQPLSIPDSCQIDVRPLAIGDKVTAGQIALPQGASLVSDADTVCVTISAP from the coding sequence ATGATCAGGAAAGAGTTGACAGCAGTGGTGAGAAAGTCGTTCGGCAAAGGGCCGATGAGGCGCCTGCGTGCTGCCGGAAACACGCCGGCAATCGCCTACGGTGGCGGCAAAGAGGCGCTGCCGCTGCAATTTGAAACCAAGGTCCTGTTCCAGGAATTGGTCGATCTGCAGGGACGAAATGCCGTTCTGACATTGAAAATCGACAATGGTTCGGAACGCCACGTGGTTGTCCGCGAGATTCAGGCCGATCCGGTTCGCGACACCCTGTATCACGCTGATTTCCAGGAGATAGACCTGGATAAGGAAGCGGTGTTTACGGTGCCGCTGGAGTTTGTCGGAAAAGCTAAAGGTGTTGATTTCGGTGGCATTCAAGTCATTGAGAACAATACCATTCAGCTGAAAGGGCAACCGCTTTCCATCCCTGATAGTTGTCAGATTGATGTCCGGCCGCTGGCCATCGGCGACAAGGTAACCGCCGGCCAGATAGCCTTGCCGCAAGGAGCCAGCCTGGTCAGTGATGCGGATACCGTCTGCGTAACCATCAGCGCACCCTGA
- a CDS encoding ribose-phosphate pyrophosphokinase → MSGNVMKIFSGNANYSMAQEIAKHLEMTVSDADVRKFSDGEIFVEIKENVRGTDSFIIQPTCTPVNDHLMELVIMADALRRASARRITAVLPYYGYARQDRKVAPRVPISAKVVAEMLMVVGVRRVLCMDLHAGQIQGFFNIPVDHLYAAPILIKHIRESFENFILVSPDAGGVERTRAFAKRLNCGLAIIDKRRDRPNHSEAMHVIGDVRNKVAILLDDMVDTAGTLCNGAETLLKNGAKEVHACCTHPVLSGPAIERLTASSIKSLVVTNTIPLREEARRCEKIIVLSVSALLAEAIHRIHNEDSVSSLFV, encoded by the coding sequence ATGAGTGGAAATGTGATGAAAATTTTCTCCGGCAATGCCAATTATTCCATGGCTCAGGAAATTGCCAAGCATCTGGAGATGACGGTCTCCGATGCCGATGTCAGAAAATTCAGTGACGGAGAGATTTTCGTCGAAATCAAAGAGAATGTCCGGGGCACCGATTCGTTCATTATTCAACCCACCTGCACCCCGGTCAACGATCATCTGATGGAGCTGGTCATCATGGCCGATGCGCTGCGGCGCGCCTCGGCCCGCCGCATCACGGCCGTGCTGCCCTATTACGGCTATGCACGGCAGGACCGCAAGGTGGCGCCGCGGGTGCCTATCTCCGCCAAAGTCGTGGCCGAGATGTTGATGGTGGTAGGGGTCAGACGGGTGCTGTGCATGGATCTTCACGCCGGTCAGATCCAAGGGTTTTTCAATATCCCGGTGGACCACCTGTATGCGGCGCCGATTCTGATCAAACATATCAGAGAGAGTTTTGAGAATTTTATCCTGGTCTCACCGGATGCCGGCGGAGTGGAGCGTACCAGAGCCTTTGCCAAACGGTTGAATTGCGGGCTGGCGATTATCGACAAGCGTCGGGATCGGCCCAATCACAGCGAAGCCATGCATGTCATCGGTGATGTGAGGAACAAGGTTGCCATCTTGCTCGATGACATGGTCGACACGGCCGGTACGCTGTGCAATGGAGCTGAGACCCTGTTGAAGAACGGAGCCAAGGAAGTACACGCCTGTTGTACCCATCCGGTTCTCTCCGGGCCCGCGATCGAGCGACTCACCGCCTCGTCGATCAAGTCCCTGGTGGTGACCAATACCATACCGTTACGCGAAGAAGCGCGACGCTGTGAAAAAATCATCGTGTTGTCCGTTTCGGCGTTGCTGGCTGAGGCAATCCACCGGATTCACAATGAGGACTCGGTCAGCTCCCTGTTCGTCTGA
- the ispE gene encoding 4-(cytidine 5'-diphospho)-2-C-methyl-D-erythritol kinase, whose amino-acid sequence MPGDGAAVVSSGPRAWRLESSPSAPLVLTAPAKINLSLRVLRRRPDGYHELCTRMQKLEFGDRIELALGRVPGVTCRCSSPDLPVDQRNLAVRAALCFLQAAGRGEDSGVDLHLTKRVPLAAGLGGGSSDAAVVLLGLNALLDKPFSGDEMRVLAQGLGADVPFFVHEAPAAMATGIGEKLMKAPSLQGYHVLLVNPGFAVSTRDVFENFALTTTKKKSRILGLLTDNGGPFRLEMLFNDLEQVTISRYPVIASIKKALLAAGAAGTLMTGSGPTVFGLFSEQLYPKESLEKVAERIAAEFPGRVFLTRTVAGA is encoded by the coding sequence GTGCCGGGAGACGGGGCGGCAGTCGTCTCTTCCGGCCCGCGAGCGTGGCGACTGGAGTCCTCACCGAGCGCGCCTCTGGTGCTGACCGCACCGGCTAAAATCAACTTGTCGCTGCGCGTCTTGCGCCGGCGTCCGGATGGCTATCACGAGCTGTGCACGCGTATGCAGAAGCTGGAGTTCGGTGACCGCATTGAACTCGCTTTGGGGCGCGTCCCCGGTGTCACCTGTCGTTGTTCGAGTCCGGATTTGCCCGTTGACCAAAGGAATCTTGCAGTTCGGGCAGCGCTCTGCTTTCTGCAGGCTGCCGGTCGGGGAGAGGATAGTGGGGTGGATCTGCACCTGACCAAGAGGGTCCCGCTGGCGGCCGGTCTCGGTGGCGGCAGCAGCGATGCGGCGGTGGTTCTGCTCGGTTTGAACGCCTTGCTGGACAAACCCTTCTCCGGAGACGAAATGCGGGTGCTGGCGCAGGGTCTGGGGGCGGACGTCCCTTTCTTCGTCCATGAAGCGCCTGCAGCAATGGCCACGGGCATCGGTGAAAAGCTCATGAAGGCCCCCAGTTTGCAGGGCTACCATGTGCTGCTGGTCAATCCTGGTTTTGCCGTTTCCACCAGGGACGTGTTTGAAAATTTCGCATTGACAACTACCAAGAAAAAATCTAGAATCCTTGGTTTGCTTACGGATAATGGAGGGCCATTTCGTCTGGAAATGCTCTTTAACGATCTGGAGCAGGTCACCATATCTCGCTATCCTGTCATCGCTTCGATCAAGAAAGCGCTTCTGGCTGCAGGCGCTGCCGGAACGCTGATGACCGGCAGCGGGCCGACGGTGTTTGGCCTGTTTTCCGAGCAATTGTACCCGAAGGAGTCGCTGGAAAAGGTAGCCGAGCGTATTGCAGCTGAGTTTCCCGGACGGGTGTTTTTGACTCGCACTGTTGCTGGGGCGTAG
- a CDS encoding DUF1844 domain-containing protein, which translates to MSEEKTTRQPCGEGKVPDQQGRCVMPEVTFSTFIMSLNTSALYHLGEIVDPETGARVVNFDLARHAIDTLVVLEEKTKGNLTGEEHELLKNILYDVKLRFVNAVRKKREQ; encoded by the coding sequence ATGTCTGAAGAAAAAACCACGAGACAGCCCTGTGGAGAAGGAAAGGTCCCCGATCAGCAAGGGCGATGCGTGATGCCGGAAGTCACGTTCTCGACCTTCATCATGTCGCTGAACACGTCCGCCCTCTATCATCTCGGGGAGATTGTCGACCCGGAGACCGGAGCCAGAGTCGTCAATTTCGACCTGGCCCGACACGCCATCGACACGCTGGTGGTGCTGGAAGAAAAGACCAAAGGTAATTTGACCGGCGAGGAACACGAGCTGTTGAAAAACATCCTCTACGACGTCAAATTGCGCTTTGTCAACGCCGTTAGGAAGAAGCGGGAGCAATAG
- the serA gene encoding phosphoglycerate dehydrogenase — MRVLISDNLAQVGVDILRRAGLEVDVKTGLAPDELKAVIGDYEGLIIRSATKVSADVLESASRLKVVGRAGIGLDNVDIPAASQKGVIVMNAPDGNATTTAELAISMMMALSRNIPQATASMKAGKWEKKKFMGRELSGKTFGVVGIGRIGSIAANRAQGLKMKTIAYDPHMPKEVAERMGVELVSLEELAAKSDYISVHVPLTKETKHLLSTDFFNRMKPGAMLIDCARGGVCDEAALHEALSSGRIAGAALDVFAQEPTTLENCPLLGLDNFICTPHLGASTSEAQENVASAIAEQVADYLLKGTVINAVNVPSVSDDVLAQVGPYINLAEMLGNMHMQLARGSVQEVAIEYGGGLADLNVSPVTVAFLKGLFMPILKEAVNYVNAPIIARDRGIKVVESRTDRTDDFINQMSVKVITDGGENVLVGTVFGKREPRLVRLNTFRLEALPAGPMLLVFNNDVPGVIGALGTELGSAGVNISRMTVGQEEKSKQNIIFLGTDQLISNGLLERVRGLDNISDAQVLDL; from the coding sequence ATGCGCGTATTAATCAGCGACAATCTGGCCCAGGTCGGAGTCGATATCTTGCGGCGTGCCGGATTGGAGGTCGATGTGAAGACCGGTCTGGCACCGGACGAATTGAAGGCGGTGATCGGTGACTACGAAGGCTTGATCATCAGGAGCGCCACCAAGGTTTCAGCCGACGTCCTGGAGTCGGCGAGTCGGTTGAAAGTCGTTGGCCGCGCCGGCATCGGTCTTGATAATGTCGATATCCCGGCGGCCAGCCAGAAGGGTGTCATCGTCATGAACGCTCCGGATGGCAATGCCACCACTACCGCCGAACTGGCCATCTCGATGATGATGGCCCTATCGCGCAACATCCCCCAGGCGACCGCCTCGATGAAGGCAGGGAAATGGGAGAAGAAGAAATTCATGGGCCGGGAATTGAGTGGCAAGACCTTCGGTGTGGTCGGTATCGGCAGAATCGGCAGCATTGCCGCCAACCGGGCTCAGGGGCTGAAAATGAAGACCATCGCCTATGACCCGCATATGCCCAAAGAGGTGGCGGAACGGATGGGGGTCGAACTGGTGTCGTTGGAAGAACTGGCCGCCAAATCGGATTATATCTCGGTACACGTTCCCCTGACCAAGGAAACCAAACACCTCCTGTCCACCGACTTTTTCAACCGGATGAAACCGGGGGCGATGCTGATCGATTGTGCCCGTGGCGGCGTCTGTGACGAAGCGGCGCTTCATGAGGCCTTATCGAGCGGCCGGATTGCCGGCGCCGCCCTCGACGTATTCGCCCAGGAACCGACGACCCTCGAGAATTGCCCCTTGCTTGGTCTTGACAATTTCATCTGTACTCCCCATCTTGGAGCTTCAACGAGCGAGGCGCAGGAGAACGTCGCCAGCGCCATTGCCGAGCAGGTGGCCGATTATCTGCTCAAGGGAACGGTCATCAACGCGGTGAACGTGCCGTCGGTGAGCGATGATGTCCTGGCCCAGGTCGGTCCCTACATCAATCTGGCGGAAATGCTCGGGAATATGCATATGCAGCTGGCCCGGGGAAGCGTCCAGGAAGTGGCCATCGAGTACGGCGGCGGTCTGGCCGACCTCAACGTCAGCCCGGTCACGGTAGCCTTTCTCAAGGGCCTGTTCATGCCTATTCTCAAAGAAGCGGTCAATTATGTCAATGCCCCGATTATCGCTCGCGACCGGGGTATCAAGGTGGTCGAGTCGCGGACCGATCGTACCGATGATTTCATCAATCAGATGTCGGTCAAGGTCATCACCGATGGCGGCGAGAACGTCCTGGTGGGGACCGTCTTTGGTAAACGGGAACCGCGGCTGGTCCGTTTGAACACGTTTCGCCTGGAGGCCCTCCCGGCAGGACCGATGCTGCTTGTTTTCAACAACGACGTGCCCGGTGTCATTGGAGCTTTGGGCACCGAGTTGGGCAGCGCCGGGGTCAATATCTCCCGGATGACCGTCGGCCAGGAAGAAAAGAGCAAACAAAACATCATCTTCCTGGGCACTGACCAATTGATCAGCAACGGGTTGCTGGAACGGGTGCGCGGTCTTGACAACATTTCGGACGCCCAAGTCCTTGATCTGTAA
- the gltX gene encoding glutamate--tRNA ligase produces MTETRLRFPPSPTGYLHIGGARTALYNWLYAKKTGGKLILRIEDTDTERSTSESIDGIIDGLTWLGIDWDEGPYFQTEFSDDHRAAAARLLASDHAYRCFCSKEELDAKREAAMTAKAHVGYDGTCRWLSREQSEARAAAGEPFVIRFKTPKRQGRIGYDDKVLGRIESSYEEIDDFVIVRSNGSPLYLLCNVVDDIRDRITHVIRGQDHMTNTIKQLLLYEALEAPVPVFAHMPLTLDTKKAKISKRSHGEIVAVQFYRDNGFIPWAFNNFLVLLGWSPGDDREIFSREELIEAFTLERINRSASIFNYRKGDPKFFTDPKAIAINEYYLRTMAVAELTPLVKNELITAGLWQEDWDHQLQPWFHATVDLIRSRFHTLKDFSSVGRAYFSDDYGIEDKAFRKNLAPYVDLQNLLPALAQAYRILDDFSLAETERLAREAADRAGVKPGVIINGMRTVVTGQLAGPSMFDILLALGRDKVVKRLNRTADIYASFQTE; encoded by the coding sequence ATGACCGAAACCCGTCTCCGCTTTCCCCCGAGCCCAACCGGCTACCTCCACATCGGCGGCGCCCGAACGGCGCTTTACAACTGGCTTTATGCCAAAAAGACCGGGGGCAAGCTGATCCTCCGCATCGAAGACACCGATACCGAACGCTCCACCAGCGAATCTATAGACGGTATCATCGACGGTTTGACCTGGCTCGGTATCGATTGGGACGAAGGCCCCTACTTCCAGACCGAGTTCAGCGACGATCACCGGGCCGCGGCGGCACGATTGCTCGCATCCGACCACGCCTACCGTTGCTTTTGTAGCAAGGAGGAACTCGACGCCAAACGGGAGGCAGCCATGACGGCCAAGGCTCATGTGGGCTACGACGGCACCTGTCGGTGGCTGAGCCGGGAGCAGAGCGAGGCCCGGGCCGCCGCCGGGGAGCCGTTTGTCATCCGCTTCAAGACCCCCAAACGACAGGGCCGGATCGGCTACGACGACAAGGTGCTTGGCCGCATCGAAAGCAGCTACGAGGAAATAGACGACTTCGTTATCGTCCGTTCCAACGGCAGCCCGCTGTACCTGCTGTGCAACGTAGTCGACGATATCCGCGATCGCATTACCCATGTGATCCGCGGCCAGGATCACATGACCAACACCATTAAACAGCTGCTGCTCTACGAGGCCCTCGAGGCGCCGGTGCCGGTCTTCGCCCATATGCCGCTGACCCTGGACACCAAAAAGGCGAAGATCTCCAAACGCAGCCACGGCGAGATCGTGGCCGTGCAATTCTATCGGGATAACGGTTTCATTCCCTGGGCCTTCAATAATTTTCTGGTTTTGTTGGGCTGGTCACCCGGCGACGACCGGGAGATCTTCTCCCGGGAGGAGCTGATCGAGGCCTTCACCCTGGAACGGATCAATCGCTCCGCATCGATCTTCAATTACCGTAAAGGCGACCCCAAGTTTTTCACCGATCCGAAGGCCATCGCCATCAACGAGTACTACCTTCGCACCATGGCCGTTGCCGAACTGACACCGCTGGTCAAGAACGAACTGATCACCGCCGGCCTCTGGCAGGAAGACTGGGATCACCAATTGCAGCCCTGGTTTCACGCCACCGTCGACCTGATCCGCAGCCGGTTCCACACCCTCAAGGACTTCTCCTCGGTCGGTCGCGCCTATTTCAGCGACGACTATGGCATTGAAGACAAGGCCTTTCGCAAGAACCTGGCCCCTTATGTTGACCTGCAAAACCTGCTACCCGCACTGGCCCAGGCCTACCGGATTCTAGACGATTTTTCCCTGGCGGAAACGGAGCGGTTGGCCAGAGAGGCCGCCGACCGGGCCGGCGTCAAGCCGGGGGTTATCATCAACGGCATGCGTACCGTCGTCACCGGCCAACTGGCCGGCCCGTCCATGTTCGACATCCTCCTGGCCCTGGGCCGGGACAAGGTGGTCAAGCGACTGAACCGGACAGCGGACATCTACGCCTCATTCCAGACGGAGTAA
- a CDS encoding glutamine--tRNA ligase/YqeY domain fusion protein produces MISETAPVAGRPLDFIRQIVAEDQKSGKHSRPVTRFPPEPNGFLHIGHAKSICLNFGISSEFNGRCHLRFDDTNPSKEEVAYVESIQRDVRWLGFDWDEHLYYASDYFEQLYQFAEQLITLGKAYVCDLSGEEIRAYRGTLTEPGKESPYRNRTVEENLTLFRNMRDGRYEEGERVLRAKIDMASPIILMRDPVLYRILKVAHHRTGDTWCIYPMYDFTHCLSDMLEGITHSLCTLEFQDNRQLYDWVLDTLQTPCHPRQIEFARLNLTYTVMSKRKLLQLVNEGLVDGWDDPRMLTISGLRRRGYTPRSIRSFCEQIGIGKKESLIDMSVLENAARNDLNETAPRAIGIVNPLKVIIDNYPRGQVEQLEAQNHPLKPEFGSRLLPFSGELYIEQDDFLEDPPGKFFRLAPGREVRLRYGYYITCVSVDKDPQSGEIIAVHCTYDPQSKGGTSPDGRKVKGTIHWLSAAHAVPCTIRLYDRLFSVEHPDGDKEADFKQHLNPGSLQVIPHSLIEPSLADLPPGRQVQFERLGYFCIDSATSQPGQPVFNRIVTLRDTWAKISQ; encoded by the coding sequence ATGATCAGCGAAACAGCTCCTGTTGCCGGTAGACCCCTGGATTTCATTCGTCAGATCGTGGCCGAGGACCAGAAGAGCGGCAAACATTCCCGACCGGTAACCCGCTTTCCCCCGGAACCGAACGGGTTTCTGCATATTGGCCACGCCAAGTCGATCTGCCTCAATTTCGGTATCAGCAGCGAATTCAACGGCAGATGCCATCTACGCTTCGACGATACCAATCCGAGCAAGGAAGAGGTGGCCTACGTGGAGTCGATCCAGCGCGACGTCCGCTGGCTCGGTTTCGACTGGGACGAGCATCTCTATTACGCCTCCGATTACTTCGAGCAGCTATACCAGTTTGCCGAACAGCTCATCACCCTCGGCAAGGCCTACGTGTGTGACCTGAGCGGTGAAGAAATCCGGGCCTATCGCGGTACCTTGACCGAACCGGGAAAAGAGAGCCCGTACCGTAACCGGACGGTGGAGGAGAACCTCACCCTGTTCCGCAATATGCGTGACGGACGCTACGAGGAAGGAGAACGGGTACTGCGCGCCAAGATCGATATGGCCTCACCCATCATCCTGATGCGCGACCCGGTGCTCTACCGTATCCTCAAGGTGGCTCACCACCGGACCGGCGACACCTGGTGCATCTATCCGATGTATGACTTCACCCATTGTCTCTCCGACATGCTGGAAGGCATCACCCACTCCCTGTGCACCCTGGAGTTCCAGGACAACCGCCAGCTCTACGACTGGGTGCTGGACACACTGCAGACCCCGTGCCACCCACGGCAGATTGAATTCGCCCGACTCAACCTGACCTACACCGTGATGAGCAAACGCAAACTCCTGCAGCTGGTGAACGAGGGGCTGGTGGACGGCTGGGACGATCCGCGCATGCTGACCATCTCCGGGCTCAGACGGCGCGGCTACACACCCCGCTCCATCAGGTCCTTCTGTGAGCAGATCGGCATCGGCAAAAAAGAGAGTTTGATCGACATGAGCGTCCTGGAAAACGCGGCCAGGAACGACCTCAACGAGACGGCACCGCGGGCCATCGGAATCGTCAACCCGCTCAAGGTCATCATCGACAACTACCCGCGCGGCCAGGTCGAACAGCTGGAGGCCCAGAACCACCCGCTCAAGCCGGAATTCGGCAGCCGTTTGCTGCCGTTCAGCGGTGAACTTTATATCGAGCAGGACGATTTCTTGGAAGACCCTCCGGGCAAGTTTTTCCGTCTGGCGCCCGGCCGCGAGGTGCGGCTGCGTTACGGCTATTACATCACCTGTGTCTCGGTGGACAAGGATCCGCAGAGCGGCGAGATCATCGCTGTCCATTGCACCTACGACCCGCAGAGCAAGGGAGGGACCTCACCGGACGGGCGCAAGGTGAAGGGCACCATTCACTGGCTCTCCGCAGCGCACGCTGTGCCTTGTACGATCCGGCTCTACGATCGGCTGTTCAGCGTTGAACACCCGGACGGGGACAAGGAAGCTGATTTCAAACAGCACCTCAACCCGGGCTCGCTGCAGGTCATACCCCATAGCCTGATCGAACCTTCGCTTGCCGATTTGCCCCCTGGCCGGCAGGTCCAATTCGAGCGGCTCGGCTATTTCTGCATCGATTCGGCCACCAGCCAACCGGGGCAACCGGTCTTCAATCGGATTGTCACCCTGCGCGACACCTGGGCCAAGATTAGTCAGTAA
- a CDS encoding FeoA family protein, with amino-acid sequence MPIINLRQMKKDQTGTIVSVKATGILGRRIREMGLVPGSEVAVKGRAPLNDPVALRIMGGTLTLRNNEADYIMVQVDEP; translated from the coding sequence ATGCCGATCATCAACCTGCGTCAGATGAAAAAGGACCAGACTGGGACCATCGTCTCGGTCAAGGCAACCGGCATTCTCGGCCGTCGCATCAGGGAGATGGGCCTGGTTCCGGGAAGCGAGGTAGCCGTCAAAGGCCGAGCGCCGCTCAACGATCCGGTGGCCCTGCGGATCATGGGCGGCACGCTCACCCTGCGCAATAACGAAGCCGATTACATCATGGTTCAAGTCGACGAGCCATAA
- a CDS encoding FeoA family protein, whose product MVKKWFGQGCGWRQRKHNGDCSCRPCNGVPLSNKRTCGKVKVCSISGDRKKCARLAALGFYPGNEIELVDAPNGDRCLVRVQGGTISLDRDTLNTIVVTE is encoded by the coding sequence ATGGTTAAAAAATGGTTTGGTCAGGGATGTGGTTGGCGGCAGAGAAAACACAACGGCGATTGTTCCTGCCGTCCGTGCAACGGTGTTCCGCTGAGCAATAAGCGGACGTGCGGCAAGGTGAAGGTCTGTTCCATTTCCGGAGACCGTAAAAAATGCGCCCGCTTGGCAGCTCTCGGTTTCTATCCGGGCAACGAGATAGAACTGGTCGATGCCCCCAACGGCGATCGTTGCCTGGTACGGGTGCAGGGAGGAACCATCTCCCTCGACCGGGACACGCTCAACACCATTGTGGTGACTGAATAA
- a CDS encoding FeoA family protein, which translates to MASISLRALPPGQRATISAVTADGELGRRIRDMGLVPGAEITITGRAPLKDPVALKVGTTTLTLRNNEADQIMVAVPH; encoded by the coding sequence ATGGCTAGTATATCTTTACGGGCGCTGCCCCCGGGGCAACGAGCAACCATCTCAGCGGTCACCGCCGATGGTGAATTGGGGCGGCGGATCAGGGATATGGGGCTGGTTCCCGGTGCTGAAATCACCATCACCGGCCGAGCCCCGCTCAAGGACCCGGTTGCCCTCAAAGTCGGCACCACCACCTTGACCCTCCGCAACAACGAGGCAGATCAGATCATGGTCGCCGTACCGCACTGA